A genomic region of Leptotrichia hofstadii contains the following coding sequences:
- a CDS encoding acyl-CoA dehydrogenase family protein, with translation MRNLINGNLLKMNTEEFLDNIKKAFNDVFSDGNIEKTDLMGYLSENKWLNIKKHGLLLPFLLEKVGGRKDSQFEIQEVLRIAGGYGVPVTLRTGIEGALVLQPLVEYGNKEQIEKGLEMIFNGEGGGLAITEPKTSGSAIAKEMQSYYEYVDENTIHVKADKYWQGNSQSDFLLIAAKEKKEGKLSKVISLILVPRKYITYDVLNSEGLKAVRYAVNHVDAHIPAKYVIKLSESKANCLREFQNIFIRSRLQLVGMTHGIMEYIVKNVKKYAKADIPFVKREMEEIETTYGVSKIMYDYTCNNVYPEKSVSDKLMEANIIKSLATEYTYNAAKTAQKLLGAKGFEAGHPMSNVAIDFRPFTIFEGPNDMLYAEIYDQFSKATAVEKKEGIRVDKNSTIYERFISDRRFSSTSISDILNKADDLTNFLKKHALNEMNQITKVFIGKILARLFLLIQTESDNLVKFLIRDIRKDILDFEYNS, from the coding sequence ATGAGAAACTTGATAAATGGAAATTTGCTAAAAATGAATACAGAAGAATTTTTGGATAACATAAAAAAGGCGTTTAATGATGTTTTTTCGGATGGAAATATTGAAAAGACAGATTTGATGGGATATTTATCAGAAAATAAATGGCTTAATATAAAAAAACATGGATTACTGCTGCCATTTCTTCTTGAAAAAGTTGGCGGGAGAAAAGATAGCCAGTTTGAAATTCAGGAAGTATTGAGAATCGCTGGGGGCTATGGAGTGCCAGTCACACTTAGAACAGGAATTGAAGGGGCTTTAGTGTTGCAGCCACTTGTTGAATATGGAAATAAGGAGCAGATTGAAAAAGGTCTGGAAATGATATTTAATGGGGAAGGCGGAGGACTGGCTATAACAGAGCCTAAGACTTCTGGATCTGCCATAGCAAAAGAAATGCAGTCTTACTATGAATATGTTGATGAAAATACAATTCATGTTAAAGCTGATAAATATTGGCAAGGAAATTCTCAAAGTGATTTTTTATTAATTGCGGCAAAGGAAAAGAAAGAAGGAAAACTTTCAAAAGTAATTAGCTTAATTTTAGTTCCAAGAAAATATATAACTTATGATGTGTTAAATTCAGAAGGGCTGAAAGCAGTGAGATATGCTGTAAATCATGTAGATGCTCATATTCCTGCAAAATACGTAATAAAACTTTCAGAAAGTAAAGCAAATTGCCTTAGAGAATTTCAAAATATATTTATTCGAAGCAGGTTGCAGCTGGTTGGCATGACTCATGGAATTATGGAATATATTGTAAAAAATGTAAAAAAATATGCCAAAGCTGATATTCCGTTTGTAAAAAGGGAGATGGAAGAAATAGAAACAACTTACGGCGTGTCAAAAATTATGTATGATTACACTTGCAATAATGTTTATCCTGAAAAATCGGTGTCAGACAAACTTATGGAAGCAAATATTATAAAGAGCCTTGCTACTGAGTACACATACAATGCTGCAAAAACAGCGCAAAAGTTATTGGGGGCAAAAGGATTTGAAGCTGGGCATCCGATGAGCAATGTGGCAATTGATTTTAGACCGTTTACTATCTTTGAAGGTCCGAACGACATGCTTTACGCTGAAATTTATGATCAGTTTTCAAAAGCTACGGCTGTGGAGAAGAAGGAAGGAATTAGAGTAGACAAAAATTCGACAATCTATGAAAGATTTATTTCAGATAGACGATTTTCAAGTACTTCTATTAGTGATATTTTAAATAAAGCAGATGATTTGACAAACTTTTTAAAAAAACATGCTTTAAATGAAATGAATCAGATAACAAAAGTTTTTATTGGGAAAATACTGGCAAGATTGTTTCTTTTAATTCAAACAGAATCCGATAATTTGGTAAAATTCTTGATAAGGGATATTAGAAAAGATATTTTAGATTTTGAGTATAATAGTTAA
- the dapB gene encoding 4-hydroxy-tetrahydrodipicolinate reductase, whose protein sequence is MKIIVYGAGVMAQYVKESVINSENEFAGLVDPLGNGDFENLKGKDVDFDAIIDFSHFSLLEDVLEAGIDKKVPVLIATTGHSEEQLAKIQEASKQIPIIKATNTSVGVNIVNEIVAFATKLLKDFDIEIIEKHHNRKIDAPSGTANTLLEVVKENLDNDGKDYRTIYGREGHSKRTEKEIGVHAIRGGNIVGEHTVIYAKNDEIIEIKHEALSRKMFSDGAVKAVEFLVGKKAGLYTMKDVLGL, encoded by the coding sequence ATGAAAATAATAGTATATGGTGCTGGAGTTATGGCACAGTATGTAAAGGAATCAGTAATAAATTCTGAAAATGAATTTGCCGGGCTGGTTGATCCGCTTGGAAATGGGGATTTTGAAAATCTGAAGGGAAAAGATGTGGATTTTGATGCAATTATTGATTTTTCGCATTTCAGTTTGCTGGAGGATGTACTTGAAGCGGGAATAGATAAAAAAGTTCCAGTTCTAATTGCTACAACTGGACATTCAGAAGAACAGCTTGCAAAAATTCAGGAAGCTTCAAAGCAAATACCGATAATTAAAGCAACAAATACTTCAGTTGGAGTAAATATCGTAAATGAAATTGTAGCCTTTGCGACAAAATTATTAAAGGATTTTGATATTGAAATAATTGAAAAGCATCACAACAGAAAAATTGACGCACCAAGCGGTACAGCAAATACTTTACTTGAAGTTGTCAAGGAAAATCTGGATAATGATGGAAAAGACTATAGAACAATTTACGGAAGAGAAGGGCACAGTAAACGTACTGAAAAGGAAATAGGAGTTCACGCTATACGTGGCGGAAATATAGTCGGAGAACATACCGTAATTTATGCAAAAAATGACGAAATTATAGAAATAAAGCACGAAGCATTATCAAGAAAAATGTTTTCAGACGGAGCAGTTAAAGCTGTAGAATTTCTTGTTGGAAAAAAAGCAGGATTGTACACAATGAAAGATGTACTTGGTTTATAA
- the gloA gene encoding lactoylglutathione lyase, protein MAMLNMLHACLRVENLEKSIEFYEKAFGFKEDRRKDFPEHKFTIVYLTLPGESFEIELTYNYGHGPYTIGDGFSHLAIASDDLEGDNEKHKAMGYKTTDLMGLPGKPGHYYFVTDPDGYRMEVIRAE, encoded by the coding sequence ATGGCTATGTTAAATATGCTGCACGCTTGTTTACGTGTAGAAAATTTAGAAAAATCTATTGAATTTTATGAAAAGGCATTTGGATTTAAGGAAGATCGACGTAAAGATTTTCCAGAACATAAATTTACTATTGTTTATTTGACTCTTCCGGGAGAAAGTTTTGAAATTGAGCTGACTTATAATTACGGTCACGGTCCATATACAATTGGTGACGGTTTTTCACATCTGGCAATTGCTTCGGACGACTTGGAAGGAGATAATGAAAAACATAAGGCAATGGGATACAAGACAACAGATCTTATGGGCTTGCCTGGTAAACCTGGACATTATTATTTCGTAACGGATCCAGATGGTTACCGTATGGAAGTAATTCGTGCAGAATAA
- a CDS encoding DUF4912 domain-containing protein, whose protein sequence is MEQLKKNRTRTFYRNYVNEKLVGNRNKKELKKLERFISREVIERETIEKILIKYFFIKRSRTFYRNFADRKLVGNLGRKYRRIFTALDFNYEKISSEQIRRRYVETEINRSKFAKGVEFDGKSNHEDIYFDKAPLPASYFTDELVLMPKNPTTLYIYWEIRDDTYERLAANNGVIDNVVIKIFKNGHEYRKIIRHERIGSHYITEIDVNQNYEASIGYEDQYGNFSEVAHSVEAIAPNDKVSDNIDLVWGTVKFDPSTNQLIKYINTPVSTPEGRELLGVPADYDVDENNEFIIEVIERLTKVGASESLIERKVIKGKLPNLRLDMGGSRSS, encoded by the coding sequence ATGGAGCAATTGAAAAAAAATAGAACGAGAACATTTTATAGAAATTATGTTAATGAAAAATTAGTTGGGAATAGAAATAAAAAAGAATTGAAAAAATTAGAAAGATTTATTTCAAGGGAAGTTATCGAAAGGGAAACTATTGAGAAAATTTTGATAAAATACTTTTTTATTAAAAGAAGCAGAACTTTTTACAGAAACTTTGCTGATAGAAAATTAGTAGGAAATCTAGGTAGAAAATATAGAAGAATTTTTACAGCTTTAGATTTCAATTATGAAAAAATTTCGTCAGAACAAATAAGACGTAGATACGTAGAAACTGAAATTAACCGTTCAAAATTTGCAAAAGGTGTAGAATTTGACGGTAAATCAAATCACGAAGATATTTACTTTGACAAGGCTCCATTACCAGCATCGTATTTTACAGATGAACTTGTCCTAATGCCAAAAAATCCTACAACATTATACATTTATTGGGAAATTCGTGATGATACCTATGAAAGATTAGCTGCAAATAACGGAGTTATTGATAATGTAGTTATAAAAATATTTAAAAACGGACACGAATACAGAAAAATTATAAGACACGAAAGAATTGGTTCGCATTATATTACTGAAATTGATGTAAATCAAAATTATGAAGCATCTATCGGATATGAAGATCAATATGGAAACTTTTCAGAAGTAGCACATTCAGTAGAAGCCATCGCACCAAATGATAAAGTTTCTGATAATATTGACTTAGTATGGGGAACAGTGAAATTCGATCCAAGCACAAATCAGCTTATAAAATATATAAATACTCCAGTTTCAACACCAGAAGGAAGAGAGCTTTTAGGAGTACCTGCAGATTATGATGTGGATGAAAATAATGAATTTATAATTGAAGTTATAGAAAGATTGACAAAAGTAGGAGCTTCAGAATCATTAATCGAAAGAAAAGTGATAAAAGGAAAACTTCCAAATCTTAGACTGGATATGGGTGGTTCAAGAAGCAGTTAG
- the atpC gene encoding ATP synthase F1 subunit epsilon: MATEFILEAVTPERLVFEKPVEFVKLRTEGGDIGILAKHINYITPIGAGEMLVREKDNKEMTYYLEGGFLEVRQDKVVILGVNIVEATKAEAERMAREVAIERAKKQKIKEDQDILGSKKRIQNNLSRK; the protein is encoded by the coding sequence ATGGCAACGGAATTTATTTTGGAAGCAGTAACTCCAGAAAGGCTAGTTTTTGAAAAGCCTGTTGAATTTGTAAAATTACGTACAGAAGGCGGAGATATTGGAATACTTGCAAAGCATATTAACTACATTACACCAATTGGTGCTGGGGAAATGCTTGTTCGTGAAAAGGATAATAAGGAAATGACATATTATCTGGAAGGGGGCTTTCTAGAAGTCCGTCAGGATAAAGTTGTTATTTTGGGAGTAAATATCGTTGAAGCAACTAAGGCGGAAGCAGAACGGATGGCAAGAGAAGTTGCCATTGAAAGAGCAAAAAAACAAAAAATAAAAGAAGATCAGGATATTTTAGGCTCAAAAAAACGGATTCAAAACAATTTAAGCAGGAAATAA
- the atpD gene encoding F0F1 ATP synthase subunit beta: MNKGKLVQVIGPVIDVKFEKKLPDIYNALEVYKENGEKLVAEVHAHNGNNVVRAVAMSGTEGLRRGLEVVDTGNPIQVPVGRATLGRIFNVLGEAVDDGEKLDADVLRESIHKDAPSFEQQGTDSEILETGIKVVDLLAPYLKGGKIGLFGGAGVGKTVLIQELINNIAKGHGGLSVFAGVGERTREGRDLYNEMTESGVIDKTALVYGQMNEPPGARLRVGLTALTMAEYFRDKEGQNVLLFIDNIFRFTQAGSEVSALLGRMPSAVGYQPNLATEMGALQERITSTSTGSITSVQAVYVPADDLTDPAPATTFAHLDATTVLSRQIASLGIYPAVDPLDSTSRILEPEIVGNEHYKIARETQKVLQRYKELQDIIAILGMDELDENDKLTVNRARKIQRFFSQPFSVAEQFTGMKGKYVPLRETIRGFKEILDGLHDDLPEQAFLYVGTIEDAVAKARELMSE, from the coding sequence ATGAATAAAGGTAAATTAGTGCAAGTTATTGGGCCGGTTATAGATGTAAAATTTGAAAAAAAATTGCCTGATATTTATAATGCGCTTGAAGTGTATAAGGAAAACGGAGAAAAATTAGTAGCTGAGGTTCACGCCCACAACGGAAACAATGTTGTAAGAGCAGTTGCAATGTCTGGAACTGAAGGGTTAAGACGTGGACTGGAAGTTGTAGATACTGGTAACCCGATTCAAGTTCCAGTTGGAAGAGCGACATTAGGAAGAATTTTCAATGTGCTTGGAGAAGCGGTTGATGATGGTGAAAAATTGGATGCAGATGTGTTAAGGGAATCTATCCACAAGGATGCACCCTCATTTGAACAGCAAGGAACAGATTCTGAAATACTAGAAACAGGAATAAAAGTAGTAGATTTACTTGCTCCATACTTAAAAGGTGGAAAAATTGGACTGTTTGGAGGAGCAGGAGTCGGAAAGACAGTATTAATTCAGGAATTAATTAACAATATTGCGAAAGGGCATGGAGGACTTTCTGTATTTGCAGGAGTTGGAGAGCGTACACGTGAGGGACGTGATTTATATAACGAAATGACAGAAAGTGGAGTTATTGATAAGACAGCATTAGTGTATGGACAAATGAATGAGCCACCTGGAGCAAGATTAAGAGTAGGACTTACAGCACTTACAATGGCGGAATATTTTAGAGATAAGGAAGGACAAAACGTACTTTTATTTATTGATAACATCTTCAGATTTACTCAGGCAGGATCAGAAGTATCGGCTCTACTTGGAAGAATGCCGTCAGCCGTAGGATACCAGCCAAACTTGGCAACTGAAATGGGAGCCTTGCAGGAAAGAATAACATCAACAAGCACAGGTTCAATTACATCAGTACAAGCTGTATACGTGCCAGCAGACGACTTGACAGATCCGGCACCAGCAACAACATTTGCCCATTTGGATGCAACAACAGTATTGTCAAGACAAATTGCATCACTTGGAATTTATCCAGCAGTAGACCCGCTTGATTCAACTTCAAGAATACTTGAGCCTGAAATTGTTGGGAATGAGCATTATAAAATTGCAAGAGAAACTCAGAAAGTATTACAAAGATATAAGGAATTACAAGATATTATCGCAATTCTAGGAATGGATGAGCTGGATGAAAATGATAAATTAACAGTAAATCGTGCTAGAAAAATCCAAAGATTCTTTTCACAGCCTTTCTCAGTAGCAGAACAGTTTACAGGAATGAAAGGTAAATATGTGCCTTTAAGAGAAACAATACGTGGATTTAAAGAAATTCTGGACGGACTTCATGATGATTTGCCAGAACAGGCATTCCTATACGTTGGAACAATTGAAGATGCAGTTGCAAAAGCACGAGAATTGATGAGCGAGTAA
- the atpG gene encoding ATP synthase F1 subunit gamma — MSANMKEIKERIDSVKNTSQITNAMNIVSSTKFKKFQVLTLKSRNYAYAVNEAFDNLVASLKGNKFVIFDGKPEVRRVGIIVMTSDRGLCGSFNSNTFRRLESMRKQFEKEGKDVSVVTIGRKAKEYCKNRDINVDSEYTQMIPETMFETGKKISEDVVQFYLNDFYDEVYMIYSKFVSAVEYNIQVEKLLPIEKKEGLPTKEYVFDPSEEEVLNSFVPQVLNIKLYQSLLENSASEHSARMSAMKQANDNAAEMIRNLEVQYNRERQGKITQELTEIIGGSLGVQ, encoded by the coding sequence ATGTCAGCAAATATGAAAGAAATAAAGGAACGTATTGACAGTGTAAAAAATACAAGCCAAATAACAAACGCAATGAATATTGTTTCTTCTACAAAATTTAAAAAATTTCAGGTTTTAACTCTAAAATCTAGAAACTATGCATATGCTGTAAATGAGGCTTTTGATAATTTAGTTGCAAGTCTTAAGGGAAATAAATTTGTAATTTTTGATGGAAAGCCAGAAGTTAGAAGAGTCGGAATTATAGTGATGACATCAGATCGTGGGTTATGTGGAAGCTTTAACTCAAATACTTTTAGAAGGCTTGAGAGCATGAGAAAGCAGTTTGAGAAGGAAGGAAAAGATGTTTCAGTTGTAACAATTGGAAGAAAAGCAAAAGAATATTGTAAAAATCGGGATATCAATGTGGATAGTGAGTATACACAGATGATTCCGGAAACAATGTTTGAAACTGGTAAAAAAATCAGTGAAGATGTAGTGCAGTTTTATTTAAACGATTTTTATGATGAAGTCTATATGATTTATTCAAAATTTGTATCAGCAGTTGAGTATAATATTCAGGTGGAAAAATTGCTTCCAATAGAAAAAAAGGAAGGATTGCCAACAAAGGAATATGTGTTTGATCCGTCAGAGGAAGAAGTGTTGAACTCGTTTGTTCCACAAGTTTTGAATATAAAATTATATCAGTCGTTACTTGAAAATTCGGCAAGTGAGCATTCAGCTAGAATGTCGGCAATGAAACAGGCTAATGATAATGCCGCTGAAATGATAAGAAACTTGGAAGTGCAGTATAATCGTGAAAGACAAGGAAAAATAACACAGGAATTAACAGAAATTATTGGCGGTTCTTTAGGAGTACAGTAA
- the atpA gene encoding F0F1 ATP synthase subunit alpha, translating into MRIKPEEISKIIRSEIENYKSSLDISNTGTVLEVGDGIARIYGLSDAMAGELLEFENGTVGMALNLEESNIGAVIFGKTQGIKEGSIVKGLGKVAEVPAGNEMLGRVVDALGNPIDGKGTITADKYMPIERQASGIIARKPVTQPMQTGIKAIDGMFPIGKGQRELIIGDRQTGKTAIAIDSIINQKNNDVICVYVAIGQKRSTVAQIYKKLEEAGALEYTIIVAATASESAPLQYLAPYSGVAMGEYFMDQGKDVLIVYDDLSKHAVAYREMSLLLKRPPGREAYPGDVFYLHSRLLERAAKLSDKLGGGSITALPIVETQAGDISAYIPTNVISITDGQIFLETDLFNSGFRPAINAGVSVSRVGGAAQIKAMKQVASKVKLELAQYNELLAFTQFGSDLDKATRDQLNRGSKIMEVLKQPQYTPFKVQEQVISFYCVTNGYFDDVPTEKVRTFEKDLIEALKNNSEILTEIREKKELDDEMKSRLDEFITNFKKEYVW; encoded by the coding sequence TTGAGAATCAAGCCAGAAGAAATAAGTAAAATAATCCGAAGCGAAATTGAAAATTACAAAAGTTCACTGGATATTTCCAACACTGGAACGGTCTTGGAAGTGGGAGATGGAATTGCCAGAATCTACGGATTAAGCGACGCTATGGCAGGAGAGCTTTTGGAGTTTGAAAATGGAACAGTCGGAATGGCACTAAACTTGGAAGAAAGTAATATTGGAGCAGTAATTTTTGGAAAGACACAAGGAATAAAAGAAGGAAGTATAGTAAAAGGATTGGGAAAAGTAGCTGAAGTTCCAGCTGGAAATGAGATGCTTGGAAGAGTAGTCGATGCGCTTGGAAATCCTATTGATGGAAAAGGGACAATAACAGCTGATAAATACATGCCAATTGAGAGACAGGCGTCAGGAATTATCGCAAGAAAACCTGTTACACAGCCTATGCAGACAGGAATAAAGGCAATAGACGGAATGTTTCCGATTGGAAAAGGACAAAGGGAATTAATAATTGGAGACAGACAGACAGGTAAGACGGCAATTGCGATTGACTCTATTATAAATCAAAAAAATAACGATGTTATATGCGTTTATGTAGCAATTGGACAGAAAAGATCTACAGTTGCACAAATTTATAAAAAACTTGAAGAGGCAGGTGCATTGGAATATACGATTATTGTTGCAGCTACTGCCTCAGAATCAGCACCACTTCAATATTTAGCACCATATTCAGGGGTTGCTATGGGTGAATATTTTATGGATCAAGGAAAAGATGTGCTAATAGTTTATGATGATTTGTCAAAACATGCGGTAGCTTACCGTGAAATGTCATTACTGTTGAAAAGACCGCCAGGAAGGGAAGCGTATCCAGGAGACGTTTTCTATCTTCACTCAAGACTTCTTGAAAGAGCAGCAAAATTAAGCGACAAACTGGGTGGAGGTTCAATTACAGCACTTCCAATTGTAGAAACACAGGCTGGGGATATTTCGGCATATATTCCGACAAATGTTATTTCAATAACAGATGGACAAATATTCTTGGAAACAGATTTATTTAATTCAGGATTCAGACCAGCGATAAATGCAGGAGTTTCTGTATCAAGGGTTGGAGGAGCAGCACAAATTAAGGCTATGAAACAAGTTGCTTCGAAAGTAAAACTGGAACTTGCCCAATACAATGAATTATTAGCATTTACGCAGTTTGGATCAGATTTGGATAAAGCAACTAGAGATCAGCTTAACCGTGGATCTAAAATTATGGAAGTATTAAAGCAGCCACAATATACTCCATTTAAAGTTCAGGAACAAGTAATTTCGTTTTACTGTGTAACAAATGGATATTTTGATGATGTTCCAACTGAAAAAGTCAGAACATTTGAAAAAGATCTGATAGAAGCACTTAAAAATAATTCAGAAATTTTAACTGAAATTCGTGAGAAGAAAGAATTAGACGATGAAATGAAAAGCAGACTAGATGAATTTATAACGAACTTTAAAAAAGAATATGTGTGGTAA
- the atpH gene encoding ATP synthase F1 subunit delta — translation MANDEIAKRYASAIYNIAKSSDSINEVREVLNILMENYEEEEEFRKILEDPLKKFPEKEKFLEKSFNHVTKEALGIVKYIVRKQRLSLVSDIKEYFLKLYYEENNKLPITAIFAKELSETQREQLIKKLENKYGKKIVLNLKVDKEIIGGGILKIGNEVINGSIKNQIEEIKKNF, via the coding sequence ATGGCTAATGATGAGATTGCAAAAAGATATGCATCGGCAATTTACAATATAGCAAAATCTTCTGACAGTATAAATGAAGTTAGGGAAGTATTAAATATTCTTATGGAAAATTACGAGGAAGAAGAGGAATTTAGAAAAATTTTGGAAGATCCTTTGAAAAAATTTCCAGAAAAAGAAAAATTTTTAGAAAAATCATTTAATCATGTGACAAAAGAAGCGCTTGGAATAGTAAAATATATTGTGAGAAAACAGCGATTATCACTTGTCAGTGATATAAAAGAATATTTTTTAAAACTTTACTACGAAGAAAACAATAAACTTCCAATAACCGCTATATTTGCAAAGGAGCTATCGGAAACGCAAAGAGAACAGTTAATAAAAAAACTTGAAAACAAATATGGTAAAAAAATCGTTTTGAATCTTAAAGTTGATAAGGAAATAATCGGTGGAGGAATTTTAAAAATTGGAAATGAAGTTATTAACGGTTCAATAAAAAATCAGATTGAGGAAATAAAGAAAAATTTTTAG
- the atpF gene encoding F0F1 ATP synthase subunit B produces MNEGAKLVNIDFTMAIQIINFIVLIYFFSRAFSKKIGKVLEDRKKLALSEMEIVENEKEKLEEQKKLMEKLKKESKRRANDILIKAERQADDRKDQIISQAMSNRERMMMKAEADIEKMRQNAKFELQKEVGEMAVELAEKIIKENIDEKQDGTINKFINEIGD; encoded by the coding sequence ATGAATGAAGGAGCAAAATTAGTAAACATCGATTTTACGATGGCTATTCAAATAATAAACTTTATAGTGTTAATCTATTTTTTTTCACGGGCTTTTTCAAAAAAAATTGGTAAAGTGCTTGAGGACAGAAAAAAATTAGCTTTGTCTGAAATGGAAATCGTTGAGAACGAAAAGGAAAAACTGGAAGAACAGAAAAAATTAATGGAAAAACTGAAAAAAGAATCTAAAAGACGTGCTAATGACATTTTGATAAAAGCTGAAAGACAGGCGGATGACAGAAAAGATCAGATTATATCGCAGGCTATGAGCAATCGTGAAAGAATGATGATGAAAGCAGAAGCTGACATTGAAAAAATGCGACAAAATGCCAAATTTGAACTTCAAAAGGAAGTTGGGGAAATGGCAGTTGAACTTGCAGAAAAAATCATCAAAGAAAATATTGACGAAAAACAGGATGGAACTATTAACAAGTTTATTAATGAGATAGGAGATTAG
- the atpE gene encoding ATP synthase F0 subunit C, which produces MEGIVQAAALLGAGIAAVGGIGAGLGQGIATGYAVEAVSRQPEAKQDIMQTLITGLAITESSAIYALVIAFLLIFLKG; this is translated from the coding sequence ATGGAAGGAATAGTTCAAGCGGCAGCTTTATTAGGAGCGGGAATTGCAGCAGTAGGAGGAATTGGAGCAGGATTAGGGCAAGGGATAGCAACTGGTTATGCAGTAGAGGCAGTGTCAAGACAGCCTGAAGCTAAACAGGACATTATGCAGACATTAATCACAGGGCTTGCGATTACAGAGTCATCAGCAATTTATGCGTTGGTAATAGCTTTCTTATTGATTTTCTTAAAAGGGTAA
- the atpB gene encoding F0F1 ATP synthase subunit A → MKNKIFKFLGFLFLMMVIVNVILSIISTFLPVKFESPSSVVEAPHYFNFVFGNFKFSLSQTVLDTWAIMIIIIFIVRAGTKNISVEKPGKMQIVMEEYYHFIENTFLTTFGKHKKTYIPFFAALFAFIMFSNLSTFLFPFIMMAVKENGIRTVKPFFRTPTADPNTTIGLSLVVIVVFLAVSIKQKSLKGYIKSLFEPMWFMFPLNVVDIFSKVLNTSMRLFGNMLAGLVIVGLLYSLVGRGLLQSMTNNMLKGSFSFSVGWPMLIQLYLDLFIGIVQAFVFTILSSVYIGEALGEEE, encoded by the coding sequence ATGAAAAATAAAATTTTTAAATTTTTGGGATTCTTATTTCTTATGATGGTTATTGTAAATGTGATTTTATCAATTATTTCTACATTTTTACCAGTAAAATTTGAGTCTCCAAGTTCGGTTGTAGAAGCACCGCATTATTTTAATTTTGTTTTTGGGAACTTTAAATTTTCGTTAAGCCAGACAGTTCTTGATACGTGGGCAATTATGATTATAATTATATTTATTGTAAGAGCTGGAACAAAGAATATAAGTGTTGAAAAACCTGGAAAAATGCAGATTGTTATGGAAGAATACTATCATTTTATTGAAAATACTTTTTTGACTACTTTTGGAAAACATAAAAAAACTTATATACCGTTTTTTGCAGCACTGTTTGCATTTATAATGTTTTCAAATTTAAGTACTTTCTTATTTCCATTTATTATGATGGCAGTAAAGGAAAATGGGATTAGAACGGTAAAACCGTTTTTTAGAACGCCGACAGCAGATCCAAATACTACAATTGGATTATCACTTGTTGTAATTGTTGTCTTTTTGGCAGTTTCTATAAAGCAAAAAAGTCTAAAAGGGTATATAAAATCACTATTTGAGCCAATGTGGTTTATGTTTCCGTTAAATGTAGTTGATATTTTTTCAAAAGTGTTAAATACTTCAATGCGGCTTTTTGGAAATATGCTTGCAGGACTTGTAATTGTAGGACTGCTATATAGCCTTGTTGGACGTGGATTGCTTCAGTCAATGACAAATAATATGTTGAAGGGAAGTTTTTCGTTTTCGGTTGGATGGCCGATGTTAATACAGCTTTATCTGGATTTATTCATTGGAATAGTGCAGGCATTTGTATTTACAATACTTTCATCAGTTTATATCGGTGAAGCGTTGGGAGAAGAGGAATAA